The following coding sequences lie in one Enterococcus sp. 9E7_DIV0242 genomic window:
- the lepB gene encoding signal peptidase I, translating to MSDSRKKEKNRKKRDNSEKRESTKKKSGKKKRRNVQQAKKRSGQKTRKVTDKRRKANSSVRPIKKRSKKKWKQRKAILIELGITLFLFLIMIAVLSKFTFTTIKVDGYSMSEQVNDKDRLFINRLKTPKRFSLLVFKNEKGEQVVRRVIGLPGERLYYEEDQLFVNESYQTERYLEKAVSIANQGNMRFTEDFTLKQLTGENSVPEDNYFVLGDNRQYSTDSRHFGFVDKKEIIGVVEFRFFPFHTLSGF from the coding sequence ATGAGTGATTCACGGAAAAAAGAAAAAAACAGAAAAAAACGTGATAATTCAGAAAAAAGAGAAAGCACGAAAAAAAAGTCTGGAAAGAAAAAACGACGAAACGTTCAACAAGCCAAGAAAAGGTCTGGTCAAAAAACAAGAAAAGTAACTGATAAAAGGAGAAAAGCCAATAGTTCTGTACGACCAATTAAAAAGAGGTCGAAAAAGAAATGGAAACAGAGGAAGGCTATTCTTATTGAACTTGGTATTACGTTATTCTTATTCCTGATAATGATTGCTGTTTTATCAAAATTTACATTTACAACAATCAAGGTGGATGGTTATTCTATGTCAGAACAGGTCAATGACAAGGATCGACTGTTTATCAACCGACTCAAAACGCCAAAACGTTTTAGTTTGCTTGTTTTCAAAAATGAAAAGGGTGAACAGGTGGTACGTCGAGTGATTGGGCTACCTGGTGAGCGTCTCTATTATGAAGAAGATCAGTTGTTTGTGAATGAATCCTACCAAACAGAACGTTATCTGGAAAAGGCGGTAAGTATAGCCAATCAGGGAAATATGCGTTTTACTGAGGATTTTACGTTGAAGCAACTCACTGGAGAAAACAGTGTGCCGGAGGATAACTATTTCGTTTTAGGCGATAACAGACAATACTCTACAGATAGTAGGCATTTTGGCTTTGTCGATAAGAAAGAAATTATTGGTGTTGTTGAATTTCGGTTTTTCCCATTCCACACATTATCTGGATTTTAA